In one window of Azotobacter salinestris DNA:
- a CDS encoding lytic transglycosylase domain-containing protein translates to MSNLPFNKDVAPGILARRTPFIVIFLATALAGCQSTSERNDDEYARLAAKPKREVQWRDQAATAQPQDIWARMREGFALQDEIGVNPRIERQRLWFVSNPVHIDKVSERGALYIHYIVERLEERGMPLELALLPVIESAYNPLAYSRAHAVGLWQFIPSTGRDYNLHQTQWYDGRRDITASTQAAIEYLSRLHDMFNGDWLLALASYNAGEGTVSRAMERNRRLGLPTDYWNLPLPKETQDYVPKLLALSQVINTPEAYGISLSPIANEPYFDRVEIGGSMQLSRLAEMAGIDKGELLRLNPAYKRGITLDGPQYLLVPTENAERLQLSLGRSPEQLAEWRKQRLAANPGAPRPRRPELHRTFTLQQATTPPSAARMLALEEEEPPRRTSIAKKRQSVTYYKVRKGDSLHRIAQRFQVDTKTLQRWNSLSGRTIRPGQTLTLFLAN, encoded by the coding sequence ATGTCAAACTTACCCTTCAACAAGGATGTTGCCCCGGGCATATTGGCGCGGCGCACTCCATTTATCGTCATTTTCCTGGCCACAGCCCTGGCCGGCTGTCAGAGCACCAGCGAGCGCAACGATGACGAATATGCGCGCCTGGCCGCGAAGCCCAAGCGCGAGGTCCAGTGGCGGGACCAGGCTGCCACTGCGCAGCCCCAGGATATCTGGGCACGCATGCGCGAAGGCTTCGCGCTGCAGGACGAGATAGGGGTCAATCCGCGCATCGAGCGCCAGCGCCTGTGGTTCGTCAGCAACCCGGTGCATATCGACAAGGTCAGCGAGCGCGGCGCCCTCTACATCCATTACATCGTCGAACGCCTGGAAGAGCGCGGAATGCCGCTGGAGCTGGCCCTGCTGCCGGTCATCGAGAGCGCCTACAACCCCCTTGCCTATTCCCGCGCCCATGCGGTGGGCCTCTGGCAGTTCATTCCCTCCACCGGCCGCGACTACAACCTGCACCAGACCCAGTGGTACGACGGTCGTCGCGACATCACCGCCTCCACCCAGGCGGCGATCGAGTACCTTTCCCGGCTCCACGATATGTTCAACGGCGACTGGCTGCTCGCCCTGGCATCCTACAACGCCGGCGAAGGCACGGTCAGCCGGGCCATGGAGCGCAACCGCCGGCTCGGCCTGCCCACCGACTACTGGAACCTGCCCCTGCCCAAGGAAACCCAGGACTATGTGCCCAAGCTGCTGGCCCTGTCCCAGGTGATCAACACCCCCGAGGCCTATGGCATCAGCCTGAGCCCGATCGCCAACGAACCCTATTTCGACCGGGTGGAAATCGGCGGCAGCATGCAGCTGTCGCGCCTCGCCGAAATGGCCGGCATCGACAAGGGCGAACTGCTCCGACTGAATCCGGCCTACAAGCGCGGCATCACCCTAGATGGCCCCCAGTACCTGCTGGTGCCGACCGAAAATGCCGAGCGGCTGCAGCTCAGCCTGGGCCGCAGCCCCGAGCAACTGGCCGAATGGCGCAAGCAGCGTCTGGCCGCCAACCCCGGCGCCCCCCGTCCGCGCCGGCCGGAACTGCACCGGACCTTCACCCTGCAGCAGGCCACCACGCCGCCCAGCGCCGCGCGTATGCTGGCTCTGGAGGAAGAAGAGCCGCCGCGCCGGACGTCCATTGCCAAGAAGCGCCAGTCGGTGACCTACTACAAGGTGCGCAAGGGTGATTCGCTCCATCGCATCGCCCAGCGCTTCCAGGTCGATACCAAGACCCTTCAGCGCTGGAACTCCCTGAGCGGCCGGACCATCCGTCCAGGGCAGACCCTGACCCTCTTTCTGGCAAACTGA
- a CDS encoding extracellular solute-binding protein — MRPLCLLLLSVLTSAPAAARITESHGYAQFGVLKYPANFRHLDWVNPKAPKGGTLRLMALGTFDTLNPYSFKGTSPSATADFLQYGISELNEPLMVGSGMYDPSGDEPASNYGLIAESVEYNESRSWVVFNLRKAARFHDGKPITAEDVAFSYRLLSQEGHPQYRTELREVQRVDVLGRQRIRFVFKRSGNPLLILRLGELPVLPRHYWTGRDFKATTFEPPLGSGPYRVVQVQPGRRLVFERVKNWWGAKLPINRGKYNFDRVEVDFYRDSGVAFEAFKAGHFDFYIEHQAKNWARGYRFPAVETGQVVRAEIPHRIPTQTQALFMNTRRSSFADPRVREALGLMFDFEWTNRTLFYGAYWRAESYYPNSEFSATGKPEGEEWLLLSKHRQQLPERLFREPFPMPKTDGRGIPRETLRRALALLGEAGWKLSGQQLVDARSQPLRFEILLVNPSLERILQPYSENLASIGIEVRLRTVDRAQYKQRLDHFDYDMILLTLPQTLSPGLEQWFYFHSSQAGVRGGKNYAGIANPVVDSLLESLLAAKTREQQVAATRALDRVLLWQHYSIPNWYINHHRLAYRNRFAFVTTPPYTLGLRAWWLKTKENDR; from the coding sequence ATGCGCCCCCTCTGTCTGCTGTTGCTCAGTGTGCTCACAAGTGCGCCAGCGGCTGCGCGCATCACCGAAAGCCATGGCTACGCCCAGTTCGGTGTGCTCAAGTACCCCGCCAACTTCCGCCATCTCGACTGGGTCAATCCCAAGGCTCCCAAGGGCGGCACACTGCGCCTGATGGCCCTCGGCACCTTCGATACGCTGAACCCCTACAGCTTCAAGGGGACCAGTCCGTCGGCGACGGCCGACTTCCTCCAGTACGGCATCAGCGAGCTGAACGAGCCGCTGATGGTCGGCTCCGGAATGTACGACCCCTCCGGGGACGAGCCCGCGTCCAACTATGGCCTGATCGCCGAATCCGTCGAATACAACGAAAGCCGCAGCTGGGTGGTGTTCAACCTGCGCAAGGCAGCCCGCTTCCATGACGGCAAGCCGATCACCGCCGAGGACGTGGCCTTCTCCTACCGCCTGCTCAGTCAGGAAGGACACCCCCAGTACCGCACCGAGCTGCGCGAGGTGCAGCGGGTCGACGTCCTCGGGCGCCAGCGCATCCGCTTCGTCTTCAAGCGCTCCGGCAATCCGCTGCTGATCCTGCGCCTCGGCGAACTACCGGTACTCCCCCGCCATTACTGGACAGGCCGCGACTTCAAGGCCACGACCTTCGAGCCGCCGCTGGGCAGCGGCCCCTACCGCGTCGTCCAGGTGCAGCCGGGGCGCCGCCTGGTGTTCGAGCGGGTGAAGAACTGGTGGGGCGCGAAGCTGCCGATCAACCGCGGCAAGTACAACTTCGACCGGGTGGAGGTGGACTTCTACCGCGACAGCGGAGTCGCTTTCGAGGCGTTCAAGGCCGGGCACTTCGACTTCTACATCGAGCACCAGGCGAAGAACTGGGCCAGGGGCTACCGCTTTCCGGCCGTGGAGACGGGTCAGGTGGTCCGCGCCGAAATTCCGCACCGGATCCCGACGCAGACCCAGGCGCTGTTCATGAATACCCGACGCAGCTCCTTCGCCGATCCCAGGGTGCGCGAAGCCCTGGGGCTGATGTTCGATTTCGAATGGACCAATCGCACCCTGTTCTACGGTGCCTACTGGCGTGCCGAGAGCTACTACCCGAACAGCGAGTTCTCCGCCACCGGCAAGCCCGAGGGCGAGGAGTGGCTGCTGCTGTCGAAACATCGCCAGCAATTGCCCGAGCGCCTGTTCCGCGAGCCCTTTCCGATGCCGAAGACCGACGGCCGTGGCATTCCGCGCGAGACCCTGCGCCGCGCCCTCGCCCTGCTCGGCGAAGCCGGCTGGAAGCTCTCCGGCCAGCAACTGGTCGATGCTCGCAGCCAGCCGCTGCGCTTCGAAATACTGCTGGTCAACCCAAGCCTCGAGCGCATCCTCCAGCCCTACAGCGAGAACCTCGCCAGCATCGGCATTGAGGTCCGGCTGCGCACCGTGGATCGCGCCCAGTACAAGCAGCGGCTCGACCACTTCGACTACGACATGATCCTGCTGACCCTGCCGCAGACTCTCAGCCCTGGCCTCGAGCAATGGTTCTACTTCCACTCCAGCCAGGCTGGTGTGAGGGGCGGCAAGAACTACGCGGGCATCGCCAACCCGGTGGTCGACAGCCTGCTGGAAAGTCTTCTGGCGGCAAAGACCCGGGAGCAGCAGGTTGCCGCCACCCGAGCCCTGGATCGCGTCCTGCTCTGGCAGCACTACAGCATCCCGAACTGGTACATCAATCACCACCGTCTGGCGTACCGCAACCGGTTCGCCTTCGTCACCACGCCCCCCTACACCCTGGGCCTGCGTGCCTGGTGGCTGAAGACCAAGGAGAACGACCGATGA
- a CDS encoding class I SAM-dependent methyltransferase, producing MTDQPFANADPRWLSLMSDARDWFSTPLGQQMLQEERRLLKEELARFFGGYLVHYGPPGEFEGAGQIRCCVRLGAPLPGVQIVCEEHAWPLAEHAADVVVLQHALDFSLSPHALLREAARSVRPGGHLLVVGINPRSLWGLRRHFAGDVLRQARCIGSSRVGDWLALLGFALEKRRFGCYRPPLSSCVWQSRTARLESWGESWQMPGGGFYLLVVRKLVVGLRPLPQSRREPIGKLLPLPVVKVSRRASKHGA from the coding sequence ATGACCGACCAACCCTTCGCCAACGCCGATCCCCGGTGGCTGTCACTGATGAGCGATGCCCGCGACTGGTTCTCCACGCCTCTGGGGCAGCAGATGCTGCAGGAGGAGCGGCGTCTGCTCAAGGAGGAACTGGCGCGCTTCTTCGGCGGCTACCTGGTGCATTACGGTCCGCCGGGCGAGTTCGAGGGAGCCGGGCAGATCCGCTGCTGCGTGCGTCTGGGCGCACCCTTGCCGGGGGTGCAGATCGTCTGCGAGGAGCACGCCTGGCCACTGGCCGAGCATGCCGCCGACGTGGTGGTGCTGCAGCACGCGCTGGATTTCAGCCTGTCGCCCCATGCGTTGCTGCGCGAGGCGGCGCGCAGCGTTCGTCCCGGCGGTCACCTGCTCGTGGTCGGCATCAATCCGCGCAGCCTCTGGGGGCTGCGTCGCCATTTCGCCGGCGATGTGTTGCGCCAGGCCCGCTGCATCGGTTCCAGTCGGGTTGGCGACTGGCTGGCGCTGCTCGGCTTCGCGCTGGAGAAACGCCGCTTCGGGTGTTATCGTCCGCCGCTTTCATCCTGCGTCTGGCAATCCCGCACCGCGCGTCTGGAGTCCTGGGGCGAGTCCTGGCAGATGCCGGGCGGCGGCTTCTACCTGCTGGTGGTGCGCAAGCTGGTGGTCGGCCTGCGGCCGCTGCCGCAGAGTCGCCGGGAGCCCATCGGCAAGCTGCTGCCGCTGCCGGTGGTCAAGGTCAGCCGGCGCGCGTCGAAACATGGGGCTTGA
- a CDS encoding arginine/lysine/ornithine decarboxylase, with amino-acid sequence MYKDLDFPILIVHRDIKADSVAGERVRAIARELEQSGFSILSTASSSEGRIVASTHHGLACVLVAAEGAGENQRLLQDMLELIRLARSRAPQLPIFALGEQVTIENAPAEAMADLNQLRGILYLFEDTVPFLARQVARAARSYLAGLLPPFFSALVEHTLQSNYSWHTPGHGGGVAYRKSPVGQAFHQFFGENTLRSDLSVSVPELGSLLDHTGPLAAAEARAARNFGADHTFFVINGTSTANKIVWHSMVARDDLVLVDRNCHKSIVHAIVMTGAIPLYLVPERNELGIIGPIPLGEFSRESIAAKIAANPLARGRESRVKLAVVTNSTYDGLCYNAELIKQTLGASVEVLHFDEAWFAYAAFHEFYVGRYGMGTTRAPDSPLVFSTHSTHKLLAAFSQASMIHVQDGGRRQLDRDRFNEAFMMHISTSPQYGILASLDVASAMMEGPAGRSLIQETFDEALSFRRALANLRKSLAPDDWWFDIWQPPLGATGEQGAAADWLLTPAADWHGFDALPEDYVLLDPIKVTLVTPGLSVGGQPAGQGIPAVVVGRFLWERGLVVEKTGLYSFLVLFSMGITKGKWSTLLTELLEFKRCYDANLPLEQVLPSIAQAGGARYAGMGLRDLCDQLHDFNRQSARAKALKHMYSLLPEIALKPADAYDKLVRGEVEAVPIEQLEGRIAAVMLVPYPPGIPLIMPGERFTRTTKAIVEYLHSTRAFDARFPGFGLDVHGLQHEDGPQGRIYTVDCLR; translated from the coding sequence GTGTACAAAGACCTCGATTTTCCGATTCTCATCGTCCATCGCGACATCAAGGCCGACAGCGTCGCCGGCGAACGCGTGCGGGCGATCGCCCGAGAGCTGGAGCAGAGCGGCTTCAGCATCCTTTCCACCGCCAGCTCCAGCGAAGGGCGCATCGTCGCCTCGACCCACCACGGCCTGGCCTGCGTCCTGGTCGCCGCCGAGGGGGCAGGGGAAAACCAGCGCCTGCTGCAGGACATGCTCGAGCTGATCCGTCTCGCCCGCTCCCGGGCCCCGCAACTGCCGATCTTCGCCCTCGGCGAGCAGGTCACTATCGAGAACGCACCGGCCGAGGCGATGGCCGATCTCAACCAGCTGCGCGGCATCCTCTATCTGTTCGAGGACACCGTGCCCTTCCTGGCCCGCCAGGTGGCCCGCGCCGCCCGCAGCTACCTGGCCGGCCTGCTGCCGCCGTTCTTCAGCGCACTGGTCGAGCACACCCTGCAGTCCAACTACTCCTGGCACACGCCCGGCCACGGCGGCGGCGTGGCCTATCGCAAGAGCCCGGTGGGCCAGGCCTTCCACCAATTCTTCGGCGAGAACACCCTGCGCTCCGACCTCTCGGTGTCGGTGCCGGAGCTCGGCTCGCTGCTCGACCACACCGGCCCTCTGGCTGCCGCGGAGGCACGAGCAGCCCGCAATTTCGGCGCCGATCACACCTTTTTCGTAATCAACGGCACCTCGACCGCCAACAAGATCGTCTGGCATTCCATGGTCGCCCGCGACGACCTGGTGCTGGTCGACCGCAACTGTCACAAGTCGATCGTCCACGCCATCGTCATGACCGGAGCGATCCCCCTCTATCTGGTGCCGGAGCGCAACGAACTGGGCATCATCGGGCCGATTCCGCTCGGTGAGTTCAGCCGCGAGTCGATCGCCGCGAAGATTGCCGCCAACCCGTTGGCGCGCGGGCGTGAATCCCGTGTGAAGCTCGCGGTGGTGACCAATTCCACCTACGACGGCCTCTGCTACAACGCCGAGCTGATCAAGCAGACCCTGGGCGCTAGCGTCGAGGTGCTGCACTTCGATGAGGCCTGGTTCGCCTATGCCGCCTTCCACGAATTCTATGTGGGGCGCTACGGTATGGGGACCACGCGCGCTCCGGACAGTCCGCTGGTGTTCAGCACCCACTCCACCCACAAGCTGCTGGCGGCCTTCAGCCAGGCCTCGATGATCCACGTGCAGGACGGCGGCCGCCGCCAGCTGGACCGCGACCGCTTCAACGAAGCCTTCATGATGCACATCTCCACTTCGCCGCAATACGGCATCCTGGCTTCGCTGGACGTCGCCTCGGCGATGATGGAGGGGCCGGCCGGCCGCTCGCTGATCCAGGAGACCTTCGACGAGGCGCTCAGCTTCCGGCGCGCCCTGGCGAACCTGCGCAAGAGCCTGGCGCCGGACGACTGGTGGTTCGATATCTGGCAGCCGCCGCTCGGTGCGACCGGGGAGCAGGGGGCCGCTGCCGACTGGCTGCTGACCCCGGCGGCCGACTGGCACGGCTTCGATGCCCTGCCCGAGGACTATGTGCTGCTCGATCCGATCAAGGTCACCCTGGTGACCCCGGGGTTGAGTGTCGGCGGGCAGCCGGCCGGTCAGGGCATTCCGGCGGTGGTGGTGGGCCGCTTCCTCTGGGAGCGTGGCCTGGTGGTGGAAAAGACCGGCCTGTATTCCTTCCTGGTGCTGTTCTCCATGGGCATCACCAAGGGCAAGTGGAGCACCCTGCTGACCGAACTGCTGGAGTTCAAGCGCTGCTACGACGCCAACCTGCCGCTGGAGCAGGTGCTGCCGTCCATCGCCCAGGCCGGCGGTGCCCGCTATGCCGGCATGGGGCTGCGCGACCTGTGCGACCAGTTGCACGACTTCAACCGGCAAAGCGCCCGGGCCAAGGCGCTCAAGCACATGTACAGCCTGCTGCCGGAAATTGCCCTCAAGCCAGCGGACGCCTACGACAAGCTGGTGCGCGGCGAGGTCGAGGCGGTACCGATCGAGCAGCTCGAGGGGCGCATCGCGGCGGTGATGCTGGTGCCCTATCCGCCGGGCATTCCGCTGATCATGCCGGGCGAGCGCTTCACCCGGACCACCAAGGCGATCGTCGAGTACCTGCATTCCACGCGCGCCTTCGATGCGCGCTTCCCGGGATTCGGCCTGGATGTGCACGGCCTGCAGCACGAGGACGGCCCGCAGGGGCGGATCTACACGGTCGACTGCCTGCGCTGA
- the gloB gene encoding hydroxyacylglutathione hydrolase, giving the protein MVRIDALPAFQDNYIWLLEDPATRRIAVVDPGDAVPVLAWLDANPGWQLADILITHHHADHISGVEPLKQATGARVLGPDDERIPAVDLTLRDGETVDVLGCTFRVFEVPGHTRSHIAYFHAAVQPWLFCGDTLFAAGCGRLFEGTPSQMHRSLNRLAGLPEATLVYCTHEYTLSNLRFAQAVEPENPAIARRLAEVSAWRAAGRSSLPSNLALERDTNPFLRTGETSIKEKMARRSGRASIDPDQVFAELRAWKDNF; this is encoded by the coding sequence ATGGTACGGATCGACGCACTCCCCGCCTTCCAGGACAACTACATCTGGCTGCTAGAGGATCCGGCCACCCGGCGCATCGCCGTGGTCGACCCCGGCGATGCCGTCCCGGTGCTCGCCTGGCTGGACGCGAACCCCGGCTGGCAACTCGCCGATATCCTGATCACCCACCATCACGCCGACCACATCAGCGGCGTGGAACCCCTCAAGCAGGCGACCGGGGCTCGGGTGCTGGGCCCCGACGACGAGCGTATTCCGGCAGTGGATCTCACGCTTCGCGACGGCGAAACCGTCGACGTCCTCGGCTGTACCTTCAGGGTTTTCGAGGTGCCGGGCCATACTCGCAGCCACATCGCCTATTTCCATGCTGCCGTGCAGCCCTGGCTGTTCTGCGGCGACACCCTGTTCGCCGCCGGCTGCGGACGTCTCTTCGAGGGCACGCCGAGCCAGATGCATCGATCGCTGAACCGTCTGGCCGGGTTGCCCGAGGCGACCCTGGTGTACTGCACCCATGAATACACCCTGAGCAATCTGCGCTTCGCCCAGGCGGTGGAGCCGGAAAACCCTGCCATCGCCCGGCGCCTGGCCGAGGTGAGCGCCTGGCGCGCTGCGGGACGAAGCAGTCTGCCGTCGAACCTGGCCCTAGAGCGGGATACCAACCCCTTTCTGCGCACCGGGGAAACCTCCATTAAAGAAAAAATGGCCCGCCGCAGTGGCCGGGCATCCATTGACCCAGATCAAGTTTTCGCCGAGTTGCGGGCATGGAAGGACAATTTCTAG
- the rnhA gene encoding ribonuclease HI yields MSDKVEIYTDGACKGNPGPGGWGALLVCRGVERELWGGEAETTNNRMELTAAIRALAELKRPCEVHLTTDSEYVMRGIQEWLPNWKRRGWKTAARQPVKNADLWQQLDEQVGRHQVSWSWVRGHTGHPGNERADLLANRGVAAARAQQKHSL; encoded by the coding sequence GTGAGCGACAAGGTCGAAATCTATACCGACGGTGCCTGCAAGGGTAACCCCGGTCCCGGGGGATGGGGCGCATTGCTGGTCTGCCGGGGCGTCGAGCGCGAGCTCTGGGGGGGCGAGGCGGAAACCACCAACAACCGCATGGAGCTGACCGCGGCCATCCGCGCGCTGGCCGAGCTCAAGCGACCCTGCGAAGTGCATCTGACCACCGACTCCGAGTACGTGATGCGCGGAATTCAGGAATGGCTGCCGAACTGGAAGAGGCGCGGCTGGAAGACCGCCGCGCGCCAGCCGGTGAAGAACGCCGACCTCTGGCAGCAGCTCGACGAGCAGGTCGGTCGCCATCAGGTCAGCTGGAGCTGGGTGCGCGGCCATACCGGCCATCCCGGCAACGAGCGAGCCGACCTGCTGGCCAACCGCGGCGTCGCCGCCGCCCGCGCACAACAGAAGCACAGCCTCTAG
- the dnaQ gene encoding DNA polymerase III subunit epsilon has protein sequence MRSVVLDTETTGMPVTEGHRIIEIGCVELLGRRLTGRHFHVYLQPDRAVDEGAIAVHGITNEFLADKPRFADIAEEFFEFIKGAQLIIHNAAFDIGFIENEFVRLGQAERAEIGAHCKVLDTLLMARERHPGQRNSLDALCKRYDVDNSNRDLHGALLDAEILADVWLAMTGGQTHLSLSGEGGEGGRAQSSAIRRLPQDRQRTRVIRASEPELAAHAERLAAIEKAAGSPALWIQMEQAQQQ, from the coding sequence ATGCGCAGTGTCGTACTGGATACCGAAACCACCGGCATGCCGGTGACCGAAGGCCACCGGATCATCGAGATCGGTTGTGTCGAGCTGCTCGGCCGGCGTCTCACCGGGCGGCATTTCCACGTCTATCTGCAGCCAGACCGCGCGGTGGACGAGGGCGCCATCGCAGTACATGGCATCACCAACGAATTTCTTGCCGACAAGCCGCGTTTTGCCGATATCGCCGAGGAGTTCTTCGAGTTCATCAAGGGCGCCCAGCTGATCATCCACAACGCGGCGTTCGATATCGGCTTCATCGAGAATGAGTTCGTCCGGCTGGGACAGGCCGAGCGCGCCGAGATCGGCGCCCACTGCAAGGTGCTCGACACCCTGCTGATGGCCCGCGAGCGCCATCCCGGCCAGCGCAACAGCCTCGACGCCCTGTGCAAGCGCTACGACGTCGACAATTCCAACCGCGACCTGCACGGCGCGCTGCTCGACGCCGAGATCCTCGCCGACGTCTGGCTGGCCATGACTGGCGGGCAGACGCACTTGTCGCTGTCCGGCGAGGGCGGCGAGGGCGGTCGCGCCCAGTCGTCGGCGATCCGCCGGCTGCCGCAGGACCGTCAGCGCACCCGGGTGATCCGCGCCAGCGAGCCGGAGCTGGCCGCCCATGCCGAGCGGCTGGCGGCGATCGAGAAGGCCGCCGGCAGTCCGGCGCTGTGGATTCAGATGGAGCAGGCGCAGCAGCAGTAG